From a region of the Acinetobacter calcoaceticus genome:
- a CDS encoding glycerate kinase, with product MKVVIAPDSFKDSLSALYVAQAIAKGWNEVFPEAETILCPMADGGEGTIEAILEVCDGQWREKTVTGPLGQPVQAKWGWLEKQKIAIIEMAQASGIQLVPPSQRDACHSTTFGTGQLIREALDAGAKEIILTVGGSATNDGGTGLLTALGARLLDSNQHLLPDGGLALQILSKIDLTHFDPRIHQTRFLLAADVTNPLCGPNGASHIFGPQKGATPAQVQLLDQALAHFADVSAQLLGFDKRDEAGSGAAGGLGFAAKSFLNAEFKAGVEVVAELNQLANKVSNADWVITGEGKFDRQTLNGKTVFGVSRVAKMKNIPVIVIAGTLGEGYQALYQHGVTAAFSLTNGPITLEQACEHASELIFERTIDIARLIKFNQNHR from the coding sequence ATGAAGGTCGTAATTGCCCCTGACTCTTTTAAAGACAGCCTATCTGCGTTGTATGTAGCTCAGGCAATTGCCAAAGGATGGAATGAGGTTTTTCCTGAAGCCGAAACGATTTTATGCCCCATGGCAGATGGTGGTGAAGGCACAATTGAAGCAATATTAGAAGTCTGCGATGGCCAGTGGCGTGAAAAAACAGTAACTGGCCCCTTAGGTCAACCTGTTCAGGCAAAATGGGGTTGGTTAGAAAAACAAAAAATAGCCATAATTGAAATGGCTCAAGCGAGTGGTATTCAGCTAGTTCCCCCCTCACAACGCGATGCTTGTCACAGCACAACATTTGGAACAGGCCAGCTCATTAGGGAAGCTTTGGACGCGGGTGCAAAAGAAATTATTTTAACAGTAGGCGGTAGTGCAACCAATGATGGTGGTACTGGTTTATTAACTGCATTAGGTGCACGTTTATTAGACTCGAACCAACACCTTTTACCCGATGGTGGTCTTGCTTTACAAATATTGTCAAAAATTGATTTAACTCATTTCGACCCGCGTATTCACCAGACACGTTTTTTATTGGCTGCCGATGTCACAAATCCACTTTGTGGTCCAAATGGTGCATCACATATTTTTGGTCCACAAAAAGGTGCTACCCCTGCTCAAGTACAACTACTTGACCAAGCCCTTGCCCATTTTGCGGATGTCTCGGCACAATTGCTCGGTTTCGATAAAAGAGATGAAGCTGGTTCTGGTGCGGCTGGGGGGTTAGGTTTTGCTGCTAAAAGTTTTTTAAATGCAGAGTTTAAAGCTGGGGTCGAAGTTGTAGCTGAACTCAATCAGCTTGCCAATAAAGTCTCTAATGCAGATTGGGTCATTACGGGTGAAGGCAAATTTGACCGACAGACTTTAAATGGCAAAACAGTTTTTGGTGTGAGTCGAGTCGCGAAAATGAAAAATATACCTGTTATTGTGATTGCAGGCACTTTAGGCGAAGGCTACCAAGCGCTTTATCAACACGGCGTTACGGCTGCTTTTTCACTGACAAACGGTCCAATCACATTAGAACAAGCTTGCGAACATGCATCGGAACTCATTTTCGAGAGAACCATTGATATTGCTAGATTAATTAAGTTTAATCAGAACCACCGCTAA
- a CDS encoding FdhF/YdeP family oxidoreductase, which translates to MDNSEEQKHIQENNGFARIEPYTHPAGGWGALLSVARNLKRQDILKKGSITLLNINQPTGFDCPGCAWPEKKNAHAFNFCENGAKAVAFEATSKTVTPEYFANHTLSWLSEQSDFFLEDLGRLTDPVRYDAATDKYVAISWDEAFQLIAKHLHALDHPDQAAFYTSGRASNEAAFLYQLFVRSFGTNNFPDCSNMCHETTSVGLLDSIGLGKGTVTLDDFDLADAIFSFGHNPGTNHPRMLGTLREVSKRGGNIIAINPIKERGLERFQDPQAPLEMMTNGSTPISRYYFQPKIGGDYALMLGILKHLNEWDKKAIASGKPSVFDRNFIAVNTIGFDEMIAEVERTEWQDIYKHSGLSAEHLEKLSKLFLESERSIFCWGMGITQHRHGTANVHMLANLLLARGQIGRPGAGLCPVRGHSNVQGDRTMGINELPNPKLLDNIDRVFGIKSPRKNGFGVVETIKAMYEGEVKVFIGLGGNFAVATPDTPYTQEALKKCNLTVHVATKLNRSHLICGQDALILPCLGRTEIDEQLHGPQAITVEDSMSNVHLSAGRNTPISENILSEPDIVARMAEAVLPDSQVKWKWYIESYDRIRDSIADVFDEFHDFNLRVYEPGGFHLEHPANQHVWNTKSGKAQFMITPLNEVYGDKENQYAAAYTDSKVYTLMTTRSHDQYNTTLYGLDDRYRGVFGQRRVLFMNQVDIDEAGFEANQWVDIESVFSDGVKRIVHSFRIVPYNIPRGSLAAYYPETNPLVALSSHDQYAKIPASKSVPVILHAGNAPEHFNLATAVDPEDADRKVSSF; encoded by the coding sequence GTGGATAATTCAGAAGAACAAAAGCATATACAAGAAAATAATGGCTTTGCGCGAATTGAACCCTACACGCATCCTGCTGGGGGATGGGGTGCGTTACTCAGCGTTGCTCGAAATTTAAAACGACAAGATATTTTAAAAAAAGGTTCTATTACCTTACTCAACATTAACCAACCAACAGGTTTTGATTGTCCGGGCTGTGCATGGCCCGAAAAGAAAAATGCTCATGCCTTTAATTTCTGTGAAAACGGAGCAAAAGCGGTTGCATTTGAAGCGACCAGCAAAACAGTGACTCCTGAATATTTTGCAAACCACACATTAAGTTGGTTATCAGAACAAAGTGATTTTTTTCTTGAAGATTTAGGTCGCTTAACTGACCCAGTCCGCTACGATGCCGCAACTGATAAATATGTAGCAATTTCATGGGATGAGGCATTTCAACTCATTGCCAAACATCTGCATGCGTTAGACCATCCGGACCAAGCTGCATTTTATACGTCGGGTCGCGCCAGCAATGAAGCTGCGTTTTTATATCAATTGTTTGTACGTAGTTTTGGAACAAATAACTTTCCAGACTGTTCGAACATGTGTCATGAAACCACAAGTGTCGGTTTGCTTGACTCAATTGGTTTAGGCAAAGGCACGGTAACGCTGGATGATTTTGATTTAGCCGATGCTATTTTTAGTTTTGGACACAACCCAGGAACCAATCATCCACGTATGTTAGGAACTTTACGAGAAGTCTCTAAACGTGGCGGAAATATTATTGCGATTAACCCAATTAAAGAGAGAGGGCTTGAGCGTTTCCAAGACCCACAAGCACCACTTGAAATGATGACCAATGGTAGTACACCTATTAGCCGTTATTATTTCCAGCCTAAAATTGGTGGTGACTATGCCTTGATGTTAGGCATTTTAAAGCACTTAAATGAGTGGGATAAAAAAGCCATTGCTTCAGGAAAACCAAGCGTTTTTGATCGAAACTTTATTGCTGTGAATACTATTGGTTTTGATGAAATGATTGCTGAGGTTGAAAGGACTGAATGGCAAGATATCTATAAACACTCAGGGCTATCTGCCGAACATCTGGAAAAACTATCTAAACTGTTTTTAGAGTCAGAGCGTTCGATTTTCTGTTGGGGAATGGGGATTACCCAACACCGCCACGGAACTGCCAATGTTCATATGTTGGCGAACTTGTTATTGGCGCGAGGTCAAATTGGCCGACCGGGTGCGGGATTATGTCCGGTTCGAGGCCATAGTAATGTGCAAGGTGACCGAACCATGGGCATTAATGAGTTACCTAATCCTAAATTACTCGACAACATTGACCGTGTGTTTGGGATTAAATCACCAAGAAAAAATGGTTTTGGCGTGGTTGAAACGATTAAAGCGATGTATGAGGGTGAGGTCAAAGTCTTTATTGGTTTAGGCGGCAATTTCGCGGTTGCAACCCCAGATACGCCGTATACCCAAGAAGCGCTTAAAAAATGTAATTTAACGGTACATGTAGCCACTAAGTTAAATCGTAGTCATTTGATTTGTGGTCAAGATGCATTGATTTTGCCGTGTTTAGGGCGGACCGAAATTGATGAGCAACTTCATGGTCCACAGGCGATTACTGTTGAAGATTCGATGAGTAATGTGCACTTGTCGGCAGGACGTAATACTCCAATTTCTGAAAATATTTTATCGGAACCAGATATTGTGGCAAGAATGGCAGAAGCCGTGTTGCCGGACAGTCAGGTTAAATGGAAATGGTACATCGAAAGCTATGACCGTATTCGTGACTCAATCGCCGATGTGTTTGATGAGTTTCATGACTTTAATTTACGGGTCTATGAACCAGGCGGTTTCCACTTAGAACATCCAGCCAATCAACACGTCTGGAATACAAAAAGTGGTAAAGCACAATTTATGATTACACCACTGAATGAAGTCTATGGCGATAAAGAAAATCAATATGCAGCGGCCTATACGGATAGTAAGGTTTATACCTTAATGACAACCCGTTCTCATGATCAGTACAACACAACTTTATATGGTCTTGATGACCGTTACCGAGGGGTATTTGGGCAGCGCCGTGTGTTGTTTATGAACCAAGTCGATATTGATGAAGCTGGTTTTGAAGCGAACCAGTGGGTCGATATTGAAAGTGTTTTCTCAGATGGTGTGAAACGTATCGTGCATAGTTTCCGTATTGTACCGTACAACATTCCACGGGGTAGTTTAGCCGCTTATTATCCGGAAACTAATCCTCTGGTGGCATTAAGTAGCCATGATCAATATGCCAAGATTCCTGCATCAAAAAGTGTTCCTGTCATTTTGCACGCAGGCAATGCGCCTGAGCATTTTAATCTGGCAACGGCAGTTGACCCTGAAGATGCTGACAGAAAGGTGAGCAGTTTTTAA
- the fdhD gene encoding formate dehydrogenase accessory sulfurtransferase FdhD, translating to MTPHLYGVETLEVQRFKKTESEIALDNIVQEHPIALVYNGISHAVMMATPTDVSLFAKGFSLSEGILTSLKELYAIEVHQSELGIEVEMTISSRAFLTLKEHRRMMVGRTGCGLCGIESLEQFHLDVPKITTEPSKEWLAQIPMAISHLKNRQEITALTGGAHAAAWVVEGQIIALFEDVGRHNALDKLLGYLAQENYDTSSGFVVMTSRASYELIRKCAQLNIGLLASISAPTSMAIRLAKISGLTLASFCRGDGFVLYTEL from the coding sequence TTGACACCGCATTTATATGGGGTTGAAACCTTAGAAGTACAGCGCTTCAAAAAAACTGAATCTGAAATTGCATTAGACAATATTGTTCAAGAACACCCGATTGCTTTGGTATATAACGGTATTTCTCACGCCGTGATGATGGCAACGCCTACCGATGTGAGTTTATTTGCAAAAGGATTTAGTCTGTCTGAAGGGATTTTAACGAGTTTAAAAGAACTCTACGCCATTGAGGTGCATCAAAGTGAATTAGGTATTGAAGTCGAAATGACGATTTCATCTAGGGCGTTTTTGACTTTAAAAGAACATAGAAGAATGATGGTGGGGCGTACAGGTTGCGGTTTATGTGGTATTGAAAGTTTAGAGCAGTTTCATCTCGATGTTCCTAAAATTACCACCGAACCTTCTAAAGAATGGCTTGCGCAAATTCCGATGGCTATTTCTCACTTAAAGAATCGGCAAGAAATTACGGCTTTGACGGGAGGTGCACATGCCGCAGCTTGGGTCGTTGAAGGTCAAATCATCGCATTATTTGAAGATGTGGGACGCCACAATGCTTTAGACAAATTGCTCGGTTATTTAGCCCAAGAAAACTATGATACAAGTTCTGGTTTTGTTGTCATGACCAGTCGTGCAAGCTATGAATTAATTCGTAAATGCGCTCAGTTGAATATCGGTTTACTAGCATCAATTTCCGCTCCAACCAGCATGGCCATTCGGTTAGCAAAAATATCGGGTCTAACTTTGGCTAGTTTTTGTCGTGGGGATGGCTTTGTTTTATATACCGAATTATGA
- a CDS encoding YkvA family protein: MSWLQSLKDWAKHLKKQIIMLWFASKHPQMPWLPKIIAVVAVAYAFSPIDLIPDFIPVLGLLDEALILPILIWLAVRFTPKHVILEAEQQAEDWFEQQERRPQNYLVAVLIILVWITLAVMAYFYFGGDL, encoded by the coding sequence ATGTCTTGGTTGCAGTCTCTAAAAGATTGGGCAAAACATCTAAAAAAACAAATTATTATGTTGTGGTTCGCATCGAAGCACCCGCAAATGCCGTGGCTACCAAAAATTATTGCTGTTGTAGCGGTTGCCTATGCTTTTAGTCCCATTGATTTAATTCCAGATTTTATTCCTGTTTTGGGATTACTTGATGAGGCTTTAATTTTACCAATACTCATTTGGTTGGCTGTTCGCTTTACGCCTAAACACGTCATTTTAGAGGCAGAACAACAAGCTGAAGACTGGTTTGAACAACAAGAACGCCGCCCTCAAAATTATTTGGTCGCTGTGTTGATTATTCTAGTTTGGATAACTTTGGCTGTGATGGCTTATTTCTATTTTGGCGGTGATTTATAA
- a CDS encoding 4-phosphoerythronate dehydrogenase codes for MKIVADENLAFTDYFFSEFGDIQHHAGRTLTHADVKDAEALLVRSVTAVNESLIRDTSIKYVGSATIGTDHLDIPALEKQGITWANAAGCNAQAVAEYVITALLHLGANLLEQQEKFTLGIVGLGNVGKRLAYMAQLLGWRVIGCDPYVQLNSIENVSLETLLQQANAISIHVPLTKNVEHATYHLFNEQAFAALQPNTILINSARGPVVKEAALIEDIQRTKRKVVLDVFEHEPVISKELIDMLALATPHIAGYSLEGKARGTQMIYEAFCQKFGFDINKRFETQLPACEDYFSGNDLKTVLKQKLTEIYDIAQDDANIRACIKDGKVEQKAFDLLRKNYPLRREWAAHGGPQA; via the coding sequence ATGAAAATCGTCGCAGATGAAAACTTGGCATTTACCGATTACTTTTTTTCAGAGTTTGGCGATATTCAACACCATGCAGGGCGTACTTTAACTCATGCAGATGTAAAAGATGCAGAGGCTTTATTGGTTCGTTCGGTAACAGCAGTTAACGAGAGTTTAATTCGAGACACTTCAATAAAATATGTAGGTAGTGCCACAATTGGTACCGATCATTTAGATATTCCAGCTTTAGAAAAACAAGGAATTACATGGGCAAATGCGGCAGGTTGTAATGCCCAAGCAGTTGCTGAATATGTCATTACTGCTTTACTGCATTTAGGTGCCAACCTTTTAGAACAGCAAGAAAAATTTACTCTAGGCATTGTTGGGCTTGGAAACGTGGGTAAACGTTTAGCATATATGGCTCAGTTGCTTGGCTGGCGTGTGATTGGATGTGACCCATATGTACAGTTAAATTCGATTGAGAATGTAAGCTTAGAAACGCTCTTGCAACAAGCGAATGCAATTTCAATTCATGTGCCTTTAACCAAAAATGTTGAGCATGCGACTTATCATCTTTTTAATGAGCAAGCGTTTGCAGCACTTCAACCGAACACGATTTTAATTAATAGTGCGCGTGGCCCAGTCGTTAAAGAAGCAGCTTTAATCGAAGATATTCAGCGTACAAAACGAAAAGTTGTGCTCGATGTGTTTGAACATGAGCCAGTCATCTCAAAAGAGCTTATAGACATGTTGGCTTTGGCAACACCGCATATTGCTGGTTATAGTCTCGAAGGTAAAGCCCGCGGTACGCAAATGATTTATGAAGCATTTTGCCAAAAGTTTGGTTTCGATATAAATAAGCGTTTCGAAACTCAGTTGCCTGCATGTGAAGATTATTTTTCAGGTAATGACTTAAAGACTGTGTTAAAGCAAAAATTAACTGAAATTTATGACATTGCTCAAGACGATGCCAATATTCGTGCTTGTATTAAAGACGGCAAAGTCGAGCAAAAAGCATTTGATTTATTGCGTAAGAATTATCCGCTGCGTCGGGAATGGGCAGCACATGGAGGGCCGCAGGCATGA
- the epmA gene encoding EF-P lysine aminoacylase EpmA → MSLSYQPTCSIDALKARAKLYNQIRQFFAERAVMEVETPLVSQAGVTDVHLASVQALRHINGKLQTQYLQTSPEFAMKRLLASGSGPIYQICKVFRDDEHGRKHNSEFTMLEWYRPSFDLKALMHETADLLQTCLQHRFGEVRPFILSYKHAFQDRLDINPLQATLKQLKETANRVGLNLDLGDDRLAYIDLLFSHFVEPSLGFDAPVFLTDFPPEMASLAKVKLDEDGEEVAARFEVYIEGLELANAYDELLDAEVLRSRFEADNAERAKQGLHVMPLDEHLLAALPHMPECSGIALGVDRLLMVAMDQLQIEKVITFPADIA, encoded by the coding sequence ATGAGTTTAAGTTATCAACCTACTTGTTCAATTGATGCCTTAAAAGCACGTGCCAAACTCTACAATCAAATTCGTCAGTTTTTTGCTGAACGAGCTGTTATGGAAGTTGAGACACCTCTAGTTTCACAAGCAGGCGTAACCGATGTGCATTTAGCGTCTGTTCAGGCTTTACGTCATATTAATGGGAAATTGCAAACTCAATATTTGCAGACCTCACCAGAGTTTGCCATGAAACGGTTATTGGCGAGTGGTAGCGGGCCGATTTACCAGATTTGTAAGGTTTTTCGAGACGATGAACACGGGCGTAAACACAATAGTGAATTTACGATGCTCGAATGGTACCGCCCGAGTTTTGACCTAAAAGCTTTAATGCATGAAACGGCCGATTTATTGCAAACCTGCTTGCAGCATCGTTTTGGTGAAGTTCGTCCATTTATTTTAAGTTATAAACATGCCTTTCAGGACCGTTTAGACATTAACCCATTACAAGCAACTTTGAAGCAACTCAAAGAAACTGCAAATCGTGTGGGCTTAAACCTTGATTTAGGTGATGACCGTTTAGCTTATATCGATTTGTTATTTTCACATTTTGTTGAACCAAGTTTGGGATTTGATGCACCTGTCTTTTTAACTGACTTTCCACCAGAAATGGCATCTTTAGCAAAGGTGAAACTCGATGAAGATGGGGAAGAGGTTGCTGCTCGTTTTGAGGTCTATATTGAAGGTTTAGAGCTGGCAAATGCGTACGATGAATTGCTTGATGCTGAAGTTTTACGTTCACGCTTTGAAGCAGATAATGCCGAGCGAGCTAAGCAGGGTCTTCATGTTATGCCTTTAGATGAACATCTATTAGCTGCTTTACCTCATATGCCAGAATGCTCAGGAATTGCTCTAGGCGTAGATCGTCTATTAATGGTTGCAATGGACCAGCTTCAAATTGAAAAAGTGATTACATTTCCAGCAGACATTGCTTAA
- a CDS encoding Tim44 domain-containing protein gives MEVHQRGLISGILMAALAISPLAEAKRAGGGKSHGMARSTTSSQSYQQPRQVTPAQQPATAPQRSGPGVGSMVAAGVAGAAVGAVAANALADDKPTSTEQQATQAEAQQEKKGGIPGWIWVLLAAALAFFVFRKLGSKKKLTANNPYAPNNGGQNPFGRSAAPQATPRNAGDNTNIFGQSVTGGAATQAPFGGVTTSNGNQLPDGSEPASFLRIARQRFNHIQSMNTASNIEEIRRYLTPELYTSMYNDIMENQDQDVAEFSNLNAMVVDSATENGQYVVSVRFTGTVSEDLNSLPQPFAEIWHFVKPAGSQQDWVVAGIQQA, from the coding sequence ATGGAAGTACACCAGCGTGGCTTGATTAGCGGTATTTTAATGGCTGCTTTAGCAATTTCTCCTCTTGCTGAAGCTAAACGTGCGGGTGGTGGTAAAAGCCACGGTATGGCACGCTCTACTACGTCAAGCCAGTCATATCAACAACCTCGTCAAGTGACTCCTGCTCAACAACCTGCTACTGCGCCTCAAAGATCTGGTCCGGGTGTTGGTTCAATGGTTGCAGCTGGTGTGGCTGGTGCTGCCGTAGGTGCTGTTGCAGCAAATGCTTTAGCTGACGACAAACCGACATCAACTGAACAGCAAGCCACTCAGGCTGAAGCTCAACAAGAGAAAAAAGGTGGTATCCCGGGCTGGATTTGGGTGTTACTTGCAGCTGCTTTAGCTTTCTTTGTATTCCGTAAATTGGGATCAAAAAAAAAACTAACGGCTAATAACCCATACGCACCAAACAATGGCGGTCAAAATCCATTTGGCCGTTCTGCTGCACCACAAGCGACACCACGTAATGCTGGAGATAATACAAATATCTTTGGACAGTCTGTGACTGGTGGTGCTGCAACCCAAGCTCCTTTTGGCGGTGTAACGACCAGTAATGGCAATCAACTTCCAGACGGTAGTGAACCAGCTTCTTTCTTGCGTATTGCACGTCAACGTTTTAACCACATCCAATCGATGAATACTGCAAGTAACATTGAAGAAATTCGCCGTTACTTAACGCCAGAACTTTATACTTCTATGTATAACGACATCATGGAAAACCAAGATCAAGATGTTGCCGAGTTTAGTAACCTCAATGCGATGGTTGTAGATAGTGCGACTGAAAATGGTCAATACGTAGTAAGCGTACGTTTCACTGGTACAGTGAGTGAAGATCTAAACAGCTTGCCACAGCCATTTGCTGAAATCTGGCACTTTGTTAAACCTGCTGGCTCTCAGCAAGACTGGGTTGTTGCAGGTATTCAACAAGCTTAA
- the radA gene encoding DNA repair protein RadA, which produces MSKVKTIYRCEQCGADHLKWAGQCSECGEWNCLTEVRLEPTTAHRARPKTGGYAGQAANITTLNKVSVSHETRLQTGISEFDRVLGGGLVTGSVVLIGGDPGIGKSTILLQTATHMASAKSSALYITGEESLSQVALRAQRLDLPTDKLKAMAETCVERICEVLEQEKPAVAILDSIQTLYTETLQSAPGGVSQIRESAALLTRYAKNSGTALFLVGHVTKEGALAGPRVLEHMVDCVLYFEGQSDSRYRMIRAVKNRFGAVNELGVFAMTDKGLREVANPSAIFLSRYDEAIPGSIVMISREGTRPLLVEVQALVDDAQGQPRRVALGLEQNRLNMLLAVMHRHGGVQTTGQDVYVNIVGGLKITETGSDLAVLLACASSLRTKALPQQLAVFGEVGLSGEIRPVPNGQERLKEAAKHGFKYVILPRGNAPQKAIPGVQVIAVARLHEALTEAMQLSDELT; this is translated from the coding sequence ATGAGTAAAGTCAAAACTATTTACCGTTGCGAGCAATGTGGTGCCGATCATCTTAAATGGGCAGGTCAATGTTCAGAGTGTGGTGAATGGAATTGCCTGACCGAAGTCAGACTTGAACCAACCACTGCGCACCGAGCACGCCCCAAAACTGGGGGCTATGCAGGCCAAGCCGCCAATATTACAACACTCAATAAAGTCTCAGTTTCCCATGAAACCCGCTTACAGACAGGTATTAGCGAATTTGACCGTGTACTTGGCGGAGGTTTAGTTACCGGTTCAGTCGTACTGATTGGTGGTGATCCTGGTATTGGTAAATCGACCATTCTGTTACAAACAGCAACCCATATGGCAAGCGCGAAAAGCTCCGCACTTTATATTACGGGTGAAGAATCGTTATCTCAGGTTGCTCTTCGTGCTCAACGTCTTGATTTACCTACTGACAAGTTAAAGGCCATGGCCGAAACCTGCGTAGAACGAATTTGTGAGGTTCTAGAACAAGAAAAGCCTGCTGTGGCTATTTTAGATTCTATTCAGACACTTTACACCGAAACCCTTCAATCGGCGCCAGGTGGTGTTTCTCAAATTCGTGAATCTGCTGCATTACTTACACGTTATGCAAAAAATAGTGGTACGGCACTATTTCTTGTTGGTCATGTCACTAAAGAAGGTGCTCTTGCAGGCCCTCGTGTTTTAGAACACATGGTGGATTGTGTACTTTACTTTGAAGGTCAATCCGACTCACGCTATCGAATGATTCGTGCAGTTAAAAACCGTTTTGGTGCAGTCAATGAACTGGGTGTATTCGCGATGACAGATAAAGGGTTACGTGAAGTTGCTAACCCTTCTGCTATTTTTTTGAGTCGTTATGATGAAGCGATTCCGGGTTCAATCGTCATGATTAGCCGTGAAGGTACTCGCCCTCTTTTAGTCGAAGTACAAGCATTGGTTGACGATGCACAAGGCCAACCACGTCGTGTCGCATTAGGTCTTGAACAAAACCGTTTAAACATGCTTCTTGCTGTCATGCACCGTCACGGAGGCGTCCAGACAACAGGACAAGACGTCTATGTAAATATTGTAGGTGGCTTAAAAATTACTGAAACAGGTTCAGATTTAGCAGTTTTATTAGCATGTGCTTCAAGTTTACGTACTAAGGCTTTACCACAGCAGCTTGCGGTTTTTGGCGAAGTTGGTCTTTCTGGTGAAATTCGCCCAGTTCCTAATGGCCAAGAGCGTTTAAAAGAAGCGGCTAAACATGGTTTTAAATATGTCATTTTACCAAGAGGCAATGCGCCGCAAAAAGCAATTCCAGGGGTTCAGGTCATTGCCGTTGCCCGTTTGCATGAAGCCTTGACCGAAGCTATGCAATTGAGTGATGAATTGACATAA
- a CDS encoding alanine/glycine:cation symporter family protein — MSAAEIVDWVNSIIWSKGLIYLCLGAGLFFSILTRFVQVRQMKEMVRLLIKGTSSEQGISSFQALAVSLSGRVGVGNIAGVAAAIGFGGPGAVFWMWLVAFLGASTAYVESTLGQIYKVEYQGQYRGGPAFYFDRGLGQRWLGIVFAIAAIISCGLFLPGIQANAVGKAFTQITGEGTIIFGDIGLFKLVALAVIVSLLAIIIFGGIKRIARFAEFVVPFMAAGYILMAVIIVIANIHELPGVIKLIFEDAFSPMAGLGAAIGWGVKRGVYSNEAGQGTGPHAAAAAEVQHPAQQGFVQAFSIYVDTLFVCSATAFMILITGMYNVQGTLEAGQFIVQNVGATVEIGSPAFTQMAVSTMFGNFGQIFVALAVFFFAFTTIVAYYYIAETNITYLSYITKSPSLLFVVKCFIILSVSYGVLSATGYIWGIGDIGVGLMAWINIVGIIVTYFIWKPTIKALKDYEAQQKAGVTEYTFDPIKLGIKNATFWEEKLKNKQK, encoded by the coding sequence ATGAGTGCAGCAGAAATTGTTGATTGGGTAAATAGCATAATCTGGAGTAAAGGACTGATTTACTTGTGCTTAGGCGCTGGTTTATTTTTTTCTATTTTGACTAGATTCGTTCAAGTACGCCAAATGAAAGAAATGGTAAGGTTATTAATAAAAGGAACTTCTTCAGAACAGGGGATTTCATCTTTTCAGGCGCTTGCAGTTTCACTATCAGGACGTGTAGGTGTAGGTAATATTGCAGGTGTCGCGGCAGCAATTGGTTTTGGTGGTCCTGGTGCTGTCTTTTGGATGTGGCTAGTAGCATTTCTAGGAGCAAGTACAGCATATGTTGAATCGACATTAGGCCAAATCTATAAGGTTGAATATCAAGGGCAATACCGTGGTGGTCCAGCTTTTTATTTTGATAGGGGGTTAGGACAACGCTGGTTAGGAATCGTGTTTGCTATTGCTGCGATTATTTCTTGTGGTTTGTTTTTACCAGGTATCCAAGCAAATGCTGTAGGTAAAGCTTTTACTCAGATTACAGGTGAAGGCACAATTATTTTTGGAGATATTGGATTATTTAAACTTGTTGCACTTGCTGTAATTGTAAGTTTACTTGCCATCATTATTTTTGGAGGAATCAAGCGGATCGCACGTTTTGCTGAGTTCGTGGTGCCATTCATGGCTGCTGGATATATTTTAATGGCTGTCATTATTGTAATTGCCAATATCCATGAACTCCCTGGAGTAATTAAATTAATTTTTGAAGATGCTTTTTCTCCTATGGCGGGTCTTGGTGCGGCGATTGGCTGGGGAGTAAAACGTGGTGTTTATTCAAATGAAGCAGGTCAAGGAACAGGTCCTCACGCAGCGGCTGCGGCTGAAGTTCAGCATCCGGCTCAACAAGGATTTGTTCAAGCATTTTCAATTTATGTGGATACTTTATTTGTTTGTTCTGCTACAGCATTCATGATTTTAATCACAGGGATGTATAATGTACAAGGGACCTTAGAAGCAGGTCAATTTATTGTGCAAAATGTTGGAGCTACAGTTGAAATTGGTTCTCCTGCATTCACCCAAATGGCTGTTAGTACAATGTTTGGTAATTTTGGCCAAATTTTTGTGGCTTTGGCTGTTTTCTTTTTTGCTTTCACAACAATTGTTGCTTACTACTACATCGCGGAAACTAACATTACTTATCTAAGCTATATTACAAAATCTCCATCACTATTATTTGTGGTTAAGTGTTTTATTATTTTATCGGTATCTTATGGTGTGCTTAGTGCAACTGGTTATATATGGGGTATTGGTGACATTGGTGTAGGTTTAATGGCATGGATCAACATCGTTGGTATTATTGTAACTTATTTTATATGGAAACCTACTATTAAAGCATTGAAGGATTATGAGGCACAGCAAAAAGCTGGAGTAACAGAATATACATTTGATCCTATTAAATTAGGAATAAAAAATGCGACATTCTGGGAAGAAAAATTGAAAAATAAACAAAAATAG